The window TCACCTATGGACATAACGGCAATAATGGAAATAATACCAACGATTATGCCAAGTGTTGTTAATAGTGAACGTATTTTATGTTTATTTAAAGATCTTAAGGCGGTTAAAAGTAACTGATAACTATTCATATTTATTTTTACCTTATTTTTTTATCAGAGATAATTTTGCCGTCCAGTAGTTGAATTATGCGATTTGTTTTTTGTGCAATTTCAGATTCATGGGTAACTATAATTATTGTTACATTATTTTCTTTATTTAATTTTGAAAATAGTTCCATAATTGTATCACCGGTTTGCGTGTCCAAATTACCGGTAGGCTCGTCGGCTAAAATTATAGCAGGCTCATTTATTAAAGATCTTGCAACTGCAACTCTTTGTTGCTGGCCGCCGGAAAGTTGGTATGGATAATGATCCAGTCTGGAATTAAGATCAACCATAGTTAAAAGTTTTTTAGCTTTATCTCTCGCTTCATTTTCCGGTACTCCTGCATACAGTTGCGGTAATGCTACATTGTCTGTTGCCGTAAGATCAGGTAGTAAAAAGAATTTTTGAAATACAAATCCTATTTTTTCATTTCTTATATGAGCGAGTTCGTCGCGATTCATAGTGGAAACATTTTTATTATCAATTAGATATTCACCCTCTGTTGGAATATCAAGACAACCTAATAGATGCATTAAAGTTGATTTTCCGGATCCCGATGTACCGGTGATTGCAACAAATTCACCTTTTTCTATGGAAATGCTTACATCTTTTAAAGCATGAACTTCAGATTCTCCCATCTGATATATTTTTTTTAAATTTTTGGCTTCAAGAATTATCATTTTTTCTTACTTCCTATAGAGCCCGGTTTGTTAAAAATTTGTTCCAACATATCATTGTTTCTTTCAGTATCT of the Candidatus Dependentiae bacterium genome contains:
- a CDS encoding ABC transporter ATP-binding protein, coding for MIILEAKNLKKIYQMGESEVHALKDVSISIEKGEFVAITGTSGSGKSTLMHLLGCLDIPTEGEYLIDNKNVSTMNRDELAHIRNEKIGFVFQKFFLLPDLTATDNVALPQLYAGVPENEARDKAKKLLTMVDLNSRLDHYPYQLSGGQQQRVAVARSLINEPAIILADEPTGNLDTQTGDTIMELFSKLNKENNVTIIIVTHESEIAQKTNRIIQLLDGKIISDKKIR